The nucleotide window ATTAAAAATTCACTGATTTTATAACAAAGCTTTTGAATATCCTCAATTGTTTTAGTTCCATATGGAGAGTTAAAACTATCACCATAATAAATAAATTCAGCAGAACTTAGCTCTTTTAATAACTCTTTTAAAACTGTTAACCCGCCAACACCAGAATCAAAAACTCCTACTTTCATATTTTCCTCCTTATACTATATAAAAAATGTATAAAAAAAAGTCTAAAATTATTCTTACATAGTTTTGAAAACTATTTTAAAGATAATTTTAGACCTCATTTACTTTTAGAATCATAAATAAGTGTATTTTTTTATTTCTTCATTTATTTAATTAATAGATGTTATACCTCAAGTTTTCACTTCTGTCAAATTTTTGTTTTAATTTTTTTATTTGACTTTTAATCGTTCTTGGAGTATATACTATTCATAGGAATTATTTGATACTAGGGGAGATAGTTGATGAAAGAAAAGTATATTGTTGGGACTGCAAAAACGTCTATAGACAATGCAATAACTAAAAATTATAACAGCTTTTTTGTAGGGTTTATCATTGATGAAAATGGAAAAATTTTAGATGTTGAAGCTTCTGCAATTTTAAAGATAACGAATGATTTTATTAAAAAAATCTTTGTTGGAAAAGACTTTATAAAAGATTTTGAAGAGATAAGTTCTATCATATTAAAAAATTATTTAGGATCCTCTCAAAAATCTATAATCGTAGCCTATAAAGACGCTATAAAAAAATATAATCAATCAGCGAATTAATACACTTATTTATCAAAAAAAACGTAAATAAGGTCTAAAATTCTAATTAATATAGAGTTTTAGACCTTTTTTTGTATTTTAATAGTTTTATTAATCAAGGAGGATACAGTGAAATATTTAGGAACAATGACTAATGTAGATGGAGTTTTAGAAATAGGTGGAGTTTCTGTAAAAGAGTTGCAGGAAAAGTATGGTACTCCTCTTTATATTTACGATTTAGAGTTTATGGAGAAAAATATAAAAGATTTAAAGGAATCTTTTGTCAGTGAAAAATTTAAAACAACTATAGTTTATGCTTCAAAAGCTTATTTATCTAAAGGAATGACTCAAATTATTGAAAAGAATGGACTTGATATTGATGCTGTTTCAGGTGGAGAGCTATATACTATTTTAACTTCGAATTTTCCTACAAAAAGAGTTCATATGCACGGTAATAATAAATCTTTAGAAGAGATTGAGATGTGTGTAAAAAACGGG belongs to Cetobacterium somerae ATCC BAA-474 and includes:
- a CDS encoding DUF3870 domain-containing protein; protein product: MKEKYIVGTAKTSIDNAITKNYNSFFVGFIIDENGKILDVEASAILKITNDFIKKIFVGKDFIKDFEEISSIILKNYLGSSQKSIIVAYKDAIKKYNQSAN